The sequence ACGCGTTCCCGCGTTCCCTCGTTCCGCTCGAGCACCTCGAGTTTCCCCAGAACGAAGAGCCCCGGTGGGACCGCGCGTCGTCGCGTCACCGGCTGTCCAAGCTGCGCTTCTGGGTGACTGCGAGCCGAGAGCGCACCCTGGATGCGGCCGAACGGGCCGCGCTCCTCAACCTCGAGGAGCACCTCACGACCCTCCGAGAGCGGCACGAGGAGGCCTTCCGCACCTACCGCACGTTCGGCGTCACGCTGCCCGGCGCCGCGCTCGCCCGGCTGCGCTGGGCGACGGGCTGCCTGAACCCTCGGGCGGCTCGCTCCGAGCGTGACACGCCCGCGATGGCGATGGCGCGCGCCCGCGAGGAGGTCGCCGAAGCGCTCCACGAGCCGACCAAGCGGAGGATGCTCACCGGCGGGCCCGGCAGCGAGGTGCTGATCCAGGCGAGGCGCGACGCGGAGCTCTTACGGGAGGAGCTCGTGCTCGCCCTCGGGCGCGCGCGCGCGGGCCGAGGCCGGCTGCTCCACTTCGCCGAGAAGGTGGCGCGCTTTCACGCGGGGCGTCTGGCGAAACAGCTCGGGGCGGCGCGTGGTCGGGCCGGCGTGCGTGCGGTCGAGCGTGAGCTCGCGGAGCGCCTGGCGGAGCATTTCTTCGACGGAGGGATCTTGGCGGGGCTCACACCAGAGGGGCCCTCGGTCCTCCTCGTGGAGGTGCGCCACCTCGCCCGGCCCACCGAGGCGAAGGCCCGCGCGGTGCTCGTGGACGCGTGCGACACGCTCGCGCGGGCGGCTCAGGCTGCGGGCACCCGCCGCGGCGCGCTGCTGGTCGTGCAGCGCGACGGTCCGCGCCTCGTCCTGCCCCCGGAGCTCGGCGCGTCGCTCGGGGCGACGCTGCTCGTCGCGACGCTGCACGTCGGAGCGGAGCCCCCGCGCCGAGATCTCCACGTCGTCTAGGGGTGGCCCACTAGTTGCAGCCTCGCCGGGAATGCTTGGTGGACTGCCGTGTTGACGAGAGCGCCGGCGCGTACGAGCGCGTCGAGCCCGCACGGGCTGCGTGAGCGTGCACGTCGTGCGCGTGGGGTCCTCGGGCCGGTCCTGGCGGTCCTCTGCGCGGTCGTCGCGGCCTCGTGCTCCTCTGTGGACACGCCTGCGCCAGCGACCCCGCCGGACGCGAGCGCCGCGCCCGCGGACGGTCCACCGACTTGGGCGTCGGTGCAGGGCGAGCGTCGCGCCCCGCTGCCCAGGGCGACGCCCGCGATCACCGACAGCTTCCACACGAGCGACGCCTGCGCGGGGTGCCACACGGTGGGCGAGGGAACGGGCGTGCTGCGCGACGCGAAGGGGCGCGACGTATCGCCGGTCGCCACGTGGAGGCCGTCAATGATGGCCATGGCGGCGCGCGATCCGTTCTACCTCGCCGTCGTCGACGAGGAGCGGAGCTCGCGGCCGGGCGCCGAGGCGCTCATCGACGGCGCCTGCACTCGGTGTCACGCGCCGGCGGCGGCGGTGGAGCTCGGGTTGGGCGGGGAGACCGTGACCTTGCCCGGGCTCTTCTCAGGGATGAGCAAGGAGCTTCACGCGGGCCGTGACGGCGTCACGTGTTCGCTTTGTCACCAGATGAAGAGTGAGCCCCGGGGCCCCGACGCGACCTTCGGCGGCGCGTTCACGGTCGGCGAGGCGCGCGAGATCTACGGTCCGCACCGCGATCCGGTCACGACGCCGATGCGCACGTTCGTGAGCTACACGCCCACGTACTCGGGGCACCTCTCCTCGTCCGACGCGTGCGCGTCGTGCCACACGGTCTTCACGCGGGCCTACGACGCGGCGGGCAAGGCGGTGGGGCCAAAGCTGCCGGAGCAGGTCACGTACCTCGAGTGGCGAAACTCGATCTACTCCGCGCCCGGCGACCGCGGCGCCAGCTGCCAGGCGTGCCACATACCCACCGGCGACGACGACGGCGCTCCGCTCGCGACGGTGCTCTCGAAGCTCCCCCCGTCGGGGCTCGAGCCGCGCAAGCCCCTCGGTCGGCACCTGTTCCTCGGCGGCAACGTGACGATGCTGCGCGCGTTCGCGAGCGACGGCGGCTGGTCGGGCGCGTCCGCGGACCCGCCCGCCTTCGAGGCCCAGGCCGAGCGCACACGCAAGAACCTCGCGTCGGCGGCCACGGTCACCCTCGCCGACGTTCGCGCCGGCGCCGGCGCGAGCGCGCGCCTCGAGGTCGACGTCCGCGTCGAGAACAAGACCGGTCACAAGTTCCCGACGGGCTACCCGTCCCGCCGCGCGTGGCTCCACCTCAAAGTGACCGGCCCGGGCGGCGTGGTGTGGGAGTCGGGGCGCAGCGACGCTTTTGGTCGTTTGGTCGATCGTGGGGGGCGCGTGCTCGACACCAAGAGCGCCATTTTTCCGCACCGAGACGTGATCACGACCGAGGGCGAGGTGATGGTGTACGAGGCCGTCTTGGGCGACGAGTCGGGAAAGGTGGTGCATAGGCCGCTCGAGGCCACGCGCTACCTGAAAGACAACCGGCTCCCGCCGCTGGGGGCGTCGGCGACTCACCCTGACGGGCCCATCACGGTCTCGTACGGTGCCGAGCGAGACCGTGATTTCGGCAGCTCGGACACGGTCCATTTCGTGCTGGCGGGCGTCTCGGGCGAGGTGACCATCGAGGTCGAGCTGCTGTTCCAGAGCGTGCGACCCGCAGATCTCGACATGCTCGCCGAGCACCCCACCCCGACCGCGCGCGTCCTCTTCGATCTCGTCGCGGGGAAGCTCGAGCCGACGGTCGTCGGGCGCGCCACGCGCGCGCTGCGCTGACCTCGCCTCCGCGGGCCGCGTAGTCCCGCCGCGTCGACGGTGCTAGAGATGCGCGATGTCCCGCGTCGCCTGGCCCTCCGCGCTCGCGTCTGCAGCGGCGTCCGTGTCCTCCGTCGCGTTCGCGTTCGCGTTCGCGTTCGCACCGCTGGGCTGCTCGTCGACGGCGCCGCCTTCGAGTGACCCGGTGGACGCCGGGCTCGACGCGGCGCCTCTCGAGGGCGTCGCAGACGCGGGGCGCGAAGCCGGACTCGACGCCGGCGCCGACGCGGCCACGCCGTCCTCTGGCGGCACGGGCGGCCTCGCGTGCACACGCCGCGACGCGCTCGACCCGGGCCACACGGTGTGCGTGCTCAAGATCGGCGGGACGGAGCTCAAGGTGGTGGAGCCCGCAGCCGGCGCGGGCCCGCTCGTCCTCGCGCTCTACCTCCACGGCGACGGCGCGGGCGCCCACAAGAGCGGCAGCGCGCTGCGGACGATGGCCCCCTGGCTCGACGCCGCGCGTGGGCTGGGCGTGTCCGTGCTGGCGCCGAACGGGTGCTCGTGGTGGCAGAGCCCGTCGCACGACTGCGCGAGCGCGGGCTCGACGTCGGACCGCGCCGCCGACAACACGAAGGCGCTCGCAGGCGCCTTCGAAGCGCTCGGGCGCGCCTACGATCTCCGCACCGACAGGACCTATTACTACGGGTCGTCCGGCGGCTCGATCTTCCTCACCGAGCAGTGGCTACCCCTCGAGGGCGGGCGCCACCCGGGCGTCTTCGCGCTGATGTGCGGCGGCGAAGCGACCACGCGCGCGTTCGCTTGGGACCCGGCCAGCGCGACCCGGCGGAGCCGCTTCGGCTTCACCTACGGCGACCAGGACTTCCTGAAGAAGGACATCGAGGGGGCCGCGCGCGCGCTCCGCGACAAGGGCCTCGATGTCAACGAGAGGGTTCTCCCTGGCGCCGCGCACTGCGCCTTCGACGCGCACGGAGAGGCCGTGTCGGTGTGGTCGGCCGCTCCGTAGACCGCGGGTCACCTGACGCCGCTGCGATCGAAGGAATCGCTATGGTCGGAAGAACGCGGGGCGCGCCTTGAAGGCGAGCGCAGCCGAGACGAGCGTGCACTTCTCGGTCGCGGGATCGCGGCCTAGATCGGCGGAGACCGACCCCACGAGCTTGATCTGCGGGATGAGGCGCGCCACGCCCGCGCCGTCTTTCACGCCGTCGGCCACCTCGTCGATCGAGATGCCGCCGCCGAGCAGCCCCTCGACGTTGCCGTCTTCGTCGATCTTGAAGCGCACGAGCGCGTCTCGAACGTAGATGGTGAAGCTCACGTCGAAGATGGCGATGGGGATGCGCAGCGGAAACGGCCCGATCGAGAACACGCCGTTCTCGATGCGCCCGCCCGTCGCGGGGCTCAGCAGCTGGCCCTGCTTGCGCAAGTCGAAGGTCTGGTACGCCTCGACGACCCCGTCGGTGCCTAGCGTGGGCTTGCCCTCGCCGAGCTTCACCTCGAGGTCGACGCAGCGGTCGGTCGCCGTGGAGTTGACGCCCTTGAGGTCGAAGGCGATGAGCAAGCGCCCGTCGTTGATGGCGCCCTGGATGATGCCGTCGATCGCGTTCCCCACCGCCTTCTCGATGTCGGGGATGAGCAGCGCGAGCTGGTTTGTCGATGCCCGGGGTGCCGTCCGGGCCGAGCAGGTCGACCTTGCCGCAGCTCTGTTGCTCCGGACTCGCGGACACGTGCTTGTCGAGATCGAAGCCCGGCGCCACGCCCTTCGGGGTCTCGCGGGTGAACTGGAGCGAGGTGAGCACGTACACGTTCGACTCGCCGCCCGTGCAGGTCGGGTCCTCTTCGGGGCTCGTGGAGGAGCAGCCCGGGGCGCAGCCGAGGGCGATCGCCGCGGCGCCGATCGCGAGGACCGCGCGGGCGGAGGCGTGGAGGCGCCGTGCGAGAGGGGCGCGCGCCACGCTAGACCTCGATCTCGCGCAGGCTCGAGGTGGTCTTCCCCTCCTCTGCGCCGAACGCCTCGAGGGTGAGGCCCATCGCGCGCGCGAGGGAGAGCGACACCTTGCTCGTGTTGTCGGCGCTTGGCGCCCGATGATGGAGCCCTGTCTTGAGCGCGCCGTTGCACGAGCCCGCGATCACGATCGGGTAGTCGTCGAGGGTGTGCTGTCGGCCGTAGTTGCAGTCGCTCGTCGCGAGGATGGCGCAGTGGTCGAGCAGCGTGCCGTCGCCCTCGGTCACGGCGTCGAACGCCTTCAGTAAGTATGCGAGCTCATTCATGATTTGGACGAGAATTTTAGCCACTTCGGGCTGCCCGCCGGGCTCGTCGTGTGTGAGCTGGTGGTGGCCGGCCGGGGCGTCCCCGATGAGGGCGTTGCTGACCGGCTGGCTGAACCACAGGCTGAACACGCGGGTCTGATCGCACGCGAGCGCCATCGCGAGGATGTCCACCATGGCGCGCGAGATCTCCGACAGCGGCGCGCGCCCCGCGACGGCGGGGAAGGCACCCTTGGGGGCCGGCGGCACGTTGCACGCGGCGAGGTTCGGAGGCGACTGCTGGAGCTTCTGGATGCGCTGTTCGAGCGACCGTACCCCGTCGAGGTGGCGCTCGAGGCGCGCCTTGTCGGAGGCGCCAAGAACGCCCTGGAGGCCCTTCGCGTCCTGGGTGACCGCGTCGAGGACGCTCTTGCGGAGCGCGAGCGTGGGCGCCGGCGCGGCCGTGCTCCCGGGCTTCACGAACTCGGGGCCGAAGATGCGCTGGAAGAGCGCCGCGGGGTCGCTCTCGGCCGGGTTGGGGCTGTTGGGGCCGTTGAACGAGAGGCCGGTCGTGCCGGGCTGGACCGCCGCCTCGATCGAGCGAAAGCGAGAGTCGGCGCCCACCACGTCGGCGATCACCTGGTCGAGGGTGGGCGCGGCGAAGGCCCCGGGATCGCTCTTCAGGCCTGGTTTGCCCGTGAAGAACCCGACCGGTCCCGAGAGGTGGGGCACGGCGTTGACGAACGGCACCTTCATGCCGCTCACCACCGAGAGCTTCGCCTTGTGGGGCGCGAGCGGCGCGAGGGTGGGCGAGAGCGTGTAGGTTGCACCCGTGCCCGTGGGGACCCAGAGCTCCGGCAAGACGCCGTTGCCCCAGTAGAACATCCCGAAGCGCTTCGGTAAGCCGTCGGGCGCGGCGCTGGCGGACCGCTCCGAGAAGATCTCCAGGAAGGGGAGGCCGAGGGTCACGACCCCTCCGGCGAGGAGGCCGCGGAGCACGGTGCGTCGATCGATCTTGCGTCGCATTCGAGGTCCTTCGTCCTTCAGTGGGGCGCGCCGAACGAGCGGAACGCGGGGCTCGACGCGATCGCGGCGAGCAGCGGCTTCATGCGGTACCCGGTCGCGATGAAGCGCCCGAGCAGCGCGTCGAGGGTGTCGACCTCGGAGCCGTCGGTCGGGACGCCGGTGGCGTACTGGAAGGCCTTGCGCACGATGCACGGCGCGAAGCCGCGCTGGTCGCGGATGACCTGCCCGAGCGCCTCGGGTCCGGCGAACGCGGCCCCATCGAGGGCGCCGCTCGGGTCGATGACCACGCCGTTTTCTTTCGTGCGTGAGCGCCCGATGCCGTCGAACTGCTCGAGGCCGAGCCCGATGGGGTCCGTCTGCAGGTGGCACGCCGCGCAGCTCGGCGCCGTGAAGTGGATCTGCACGCGGTCGCGCAGGGTCTTCGCGGCCTCGGTCGGCTCGGGGAGCGCGGTGTTGAGGTTCGCCGGGGGCGGCGGGATCGTCACGCAGAGGAGCTTCTCGCGGACGAACTTCCCGCGGAGCGTGGCCGACGTCGACGTGGGGTGCGCGTAGAGCGCGAGGATCGAGATGTGGCCGAGCAGGCCGCGTCGCCTGCCGGCGGCCGGCAGCTCCACCGGCGCGAAGCCGGTCGCGGAGGGCGCGGGCACCTCGTACATCGAGGCGAGCTTGGGGGTGACGAACGTGCGGCGGGTGGTCATCACGTCGCGCACGTCGGCGTCGCGGTCGAAGACGAGGTCCTCGAACACGCGCAGGGTCTCCTCGCGAGCCATCGCGCCGAGCTCGGTGGAGAACGTCGTGAAGATCTTGGAGTCCTTCTGGAGCAGATCGAGGTCCCCGAGGCGGAGCCACTCGGCCACGAAGTTGCGCAGGCCGGCGCGCGCCTTCGGGGACGCCAGCATGCGGTCGACCTCCGTCGAGACACCGTCGAAGCTTCCGAGCTTTCCGGCCTTCGCGGCCTCGAGGAGCGCGTCGTCCGGGGTGGTGTTCCAGAGAAAATACGAGAGGCGCGCCGCGAGCTCGTACGCCGTGTAGCGGCGTTGGCCCGGCCGCTCGGGATCCGCCTCACCCACGGCGCCCCGGTAGAGGAAGTTCGGCGACTGGAGCAGCGCCGCGATCCCGAACGCGAGGCCCTTCTCGAAGGAGCCGAGCGCGGCGCCAGACGCGGTGATCTTCGAGCTGACGGCGGCGATCTCGGGCTCCGAGAGGGGGCGGCGATACACCCGCGGCCCGTAGGTGGAGACGAAGGCGCGCGCGCACGCGGCGTCCGCCGGCCCCTCGGGCTTGCAGGTCAGCACGCGGGCGAGCAGCTTCGGATCGGTGGTGAGCTGCTTGCCGATCGCGTAGGCGGCCGCTTCGTACTGCTCGATGCCTCGCGCCGACACGGTGCTCTTCGACGCGCCGAGCGCTTCGAAGCCGTCGAGGGGCAGATCGGGCTCCAACGCCGAAGGGACCACCACCTCGGAGCCGAAGATGTCCCGGATGGACGCCGCGTACTGCGACCGGGTGAGTCGCTGTGCGGCGCTGAGGGTCGGGATCGCGGGGCCGACGGGGCCGGTGACGACCGGGGGCTCGGTGGCGGTGGTGCCGTCGCCCTTGCACGAGCCCGCGCCGGCTGCGAGAGCGAGCACGGCGAGGGCCGCGCCGAAGCGTTGGAGGGCGCCGCGGAGGCTCCGAGGTCGGAGGCGATGGGACGAGGGAGGCGTGCGCGGGCTCATGGCGGGGTGTCCGTGGGGGGCGCCAGCGTGCCCTTGTGGGTGTAGCGGATTCGGCCCGACAGGGGAGCGGAGCCGGTGATGATTTCGGTGGTCCGCGCGCTGGCGTCGCCGAGGATCGTGCGCCGCCCGAACGCGAACGCCCACACGTTCACGAGCTTCCATCCCTCGGTCTCCTCGAAGGTGGAGCAGCCGCCGAGCGCGAACAGTTGATGGCAGCCGCCCTCGAACTCGAGCCACGTGACGTCGAGGGCTTGGGTCCTCGCGAAAATCGGGCCGCCGCTCACGTCGGCGCTCCCGCTCATGAGCAGCGTCGGGCGCCTGGGGGCGTCGTAGTCGGCGACCGAGTCGCTGACTCCGCCGGCCATCGGCACGAGGGCGGCGAAGCGCGGGTCGTTCAGGCCCTTCGCGAAGACCGCGAGGTCCTCTGGGGAGCAGGGCACGCTGAACTCGTCGCTGGCGCAGCGCCGCTCGAGCTCCTTGGCGTTGAAGGTGACGCCGCCGGAGGCCCAGGTGGAGAAGGCGCCGAAGCTGTGCCCGCTGAGCAGCACGCGCTTCGTGAGCAGCTTGCCCGCGAGCGGATCGGGTGGCGCCAGGCGCTCCGCGGCGTTCAAGGCCGCCGTGAGGTCGGTCGAGCGCAGGTACGAGATCGCGAGCGGCCGCTTTTTGTCGCCGTCGCGGAGCAGGTTGCCTACGTGATTGGGTGCAATATACACCCACCCGTGCGACGCGAACCAGCGCGCCATCTTGGCGCTGGTGCCCGCGAACCCCGCCGAGCCGTGGGAGTACACGTGCACGGGGTAGCCGCGAGGCTCGTGGGGCGGGGCCACCCGCGCGCCCTCGATCACGTCGGGATCGCGGATGAGGCCCCCGTAGAGAGGGCGGTCGCCTTCCGTGTCCAGCGTCGGGTACCAGAGCTCGACGGGGACGGTGCGCGCCGGGCCGGCCGGCGGCGAGTACGTCACGTCGAAGCTGCGGTGCCCGACGTTGTAGGGGCCGAGCGCGTCGACCGCCCACGAGAGCGGCGCCCCCGTGGGGACGGGCAGCTGGGGGCCTGTCGTGGCGGCGTCGGGCGCGGGGGCCGCGTCGGCCGCGCCATAGCCCGGCGAGGTGCTGCAGCCGACCGCGGCGAGCGAGACCAGCGAGACCCGCGAGACCCGCGAGATCAGCGAGGCGAGCGACGCGGCCACCACGGGGCGCGCTCGAGGAGCGCGTGGAGCGAAGCGCATGCTCCTACGGTAGCAGACGGCGCACCGCGCGCGCCTCGGGCGGGCGCTCCTGGCGCGTCGCGCGACGTTGACAGCGCGGGGTTCGGTCGCATGCTACGACTTCGCCGCCTTGACCGTCCCCGACTCCCCTCAGGCCCTCGCGCCCGATCCCGAAAATCCGGAAGCGCTCGCCCCCGCCGCCCGTCGCCGGGGCGCGAAGCTCGCCGTCGTCGCGGTCGTGATCGGAATGCTAGTCGTCGCGCAGCGGCTCGGCGTGTTCGAGCGGGTCTCGGATCCCGCGGCGCTCACGCGCACCTTGCTCGAGCTCGGACCCTGGGGCTACGTGGCGTTCGTGGTGGCCTACGCCACGCTCCAGCCGTGGGGGATCCCGGGCACGGTGTTCGTGTTCGCGGCGGCCATCGTGTGGCCCTGGCAGATCGCGTTCGGTCTCTCCATGACCGGCACGATGGCGGCGAGCGTCGTCGGCTTCCTCTTCGCGCGCTTCGTCGCCCGCGACTGGGTGGCGTCGAAGATCCCGGAGCGCTTCAAGAAGTACGAGGTCGCGCTCGCGAAGCGCGGGTTCGCGACCGTGTTTCTCCTTCGCCTGATCTTCTGGATGCCGCCGCTCCTTCACGCCTTCTTCGGCGTGTCGCGTGTGCGGTTCTCGACGCACTTCTGGGGCTCGATGGCGGGGTATGCCCTGCCGCTCCTCGCGATGAGCTTCTTCGGGCAGCGCCTGTTCGAAGCGCTGCGCGCGGCGCCGCCCACGGTGTGGATGGCCGTGGGCGGGGCGGTCGCCTCTGCCGTCGCGCTCGGGCTAGCCGCGCGGTTGTTCGCGCGGGCTCGGGCTCGCGCGCGCACGCGGGCCGCCATGCTCGCGACCGCCAGCGCCGCCGACGAGTAGCCGACTCCGACTCCGGCGCGGGCGCTAGCCGTGCCCGGCCTCTCCGCGCGCCTCGTGTCGGCGCGGGCCCACGCGGAGCCCACCGAGCTGCACGCCGAGGAGGCTCTCGCCGGTGAACAGCTGCGCCCCGTCGAGATCGCAGATCACGAGCGAGGACGGCCGACGGGGGGTGAGCGCGGGCTTGCAGCCCCGCGGGGTGAGCGCGGGCTGGGGCTGCGCGAGCGCGGGCGTTTGGGGATGTGGGCTGAGCGCGGGCGGGCGGGGCTGGGACATGCCGTGTCGTTGTGCAGGCGGCGTGCCGTGTGGAACGTGCCAAAAAGCGCTGCACATCCGGGTGACTCGGGCCGTCCCGGACATCCGCCCGCCCGTCCCGGTCGGTTGCGCCTCGCCCGTCCCTATGGGAGTGCTCCGCCATGCCCTGCAAGCTCGCCCATGCCGTCGCTTCACTCTCCGTCCTGTCGCTCGTCGTCGCCGCGCTCCCGTCGGCCTGCGGGGGCAAGACCAGCGCTCTCGAGCCCGACGCCGCGCCTTCCCCCAGCGTGGTCCCGAGCGACGCGGCGCCCGCGTCGCCGCTCGACGCGGGCGACGCGATCGTGGGCGACGCGAGCGCGGGCGACTGCGCGGCGCGCGGCGGCGTGTGTCTCCCGAAGGGTGCCGCGGCGCCACCTGATCGCCGCCCCGCGGGTCCGGGGGAGGGCGCGTGCGGCGGCGGAGACGTATGCTGGGTCAAGGCGACCCCCGCCAGCGGACGGTGCGCGACCCATCCCGAGTGCAACCCGGATCCGACCATCTCTGCGCTCC is a genomic window of Myxococcales bacterium containing:
- a CDS encoding DUF1552 domain-containing protein, which codes for MRRKIDRRTVLRGLLAGGVVTLGLPFLEIFSERSASAAPDGLPKRFGMFYWGNGVLPELWVPTGTGATYTLSPTLAPLAPHKAKLSVVSGMKVPFVNAVPHLSGPVGFFTGKPGLKSDPGAFAAPTLDQVIADVVGADSRFRSIEAAVQPGTTGLSFNGPNSPNPAESDPAALFQRIFGPEFVKPGSTAAPAPTLALRKSVLDAVTQDAKGLQGVLGASDKARLERHLDGVRSLEQRIQKLQQSPPNLAACNVPPAPKGAFPAVAGRAPLSEISRAMVDILAMALACDQTRVFSLWFSQPVSNALIGDAPAGHHQLTHDEPGGQPEVAKILVQIMNELAYLLKAFDAVTEGDGTLLDHCAILATSDCNYGRQHTLDDYPIVIAGSCNGALKTGLHHRAPSADNTSKVSLSLARAMGLTLEAFGAEEGKTTSSLREIEV
- a CDS encoding DUF1592 domain-containing protein, with translation MSPRTPPSSHRLRPRSLRGALQRFGAALAVLALAAGAGSCKGDGTTATEPPVVTGPVGPAIPTLSAAQRLTRSQYAASIRDIFGSEVVVPSALEPDLPLDGFEALGASKSTVSARGIEQYEAAAYAIGKQLTTDPKLLARVLTCKPEGPADAACARAFVSTYGPRVYRRPLSEPEIAAVSSKITASGAALGSFEKGLAFGIAALLQSPNFLYRGAVGEADPERPGQRRYTAYELAARLSYFLWNTTPDDALLEAAKAGKLGSFDGVSTEVDRMLASPKARAGLRNFVAEWLRLGDLDLLQKDSKIFTTFSTELGAMAREETLRVFEDLVFDRDADVRDVMTTRRTFVTPKLASMYEVPAPSATGFAPVELPAAGRRRGLLGHISILALYAHPTSTSATLRGKFVREKLLCVTIPPPPANLNTALPEPTEAAKTLRDRVQIHFTAPSCAACHLQTDPIGLGLEQFDGIGRSRTKENGVVIDPSGALDGAAFAGPEALGQVIRDQRGFAPCIVRKAFQYATGVPTDGSEVDTLDALLGRFIATGYRMKPLLAAIASSPAFRSFGAPH
- a CDS encoding VTT domain-containing protein, producing the protein MLVVAQRLGVFERVSDPAALTRTLLELGPWGYVAFVVAYATLQPWGIPGTVFVFAAAIVWPWQIAFGLSMTGTMAASVVGFLFARFVARDWVASKIPERFKKYEVALAKRGFATVFLLRLIFWMPPLLHAFFGVSRVRFSTHFWGSMAGYALPLLAMSFFGQRLFEALRAAPPTVWMAVGGAVASAVALGLAARLFARARARARTRAAMLATASAADE